The proteins below are encoded in one region of Rhodoluna lacicola:
- the pyk gene encoding pyruvate kinase, translating to MRRAKIVATLGPATSSYESIRAIIEAGVDVARMNLSHGSYDVHEEIYRTVRKAAADVDKPVGIFVDLQGPKIRLARFVEGPHMLNKGDTFKITINEVEGTKEICGTTFKGLCGDVKVGDLLLIDDGKVTLRATEVTDDTVTTIVEVPGFVSNNKGINLPGVAVNVPALSEKDEDDLRWGIRLGVDMIALSFVRNASDIVRVHEIMNEEGKFLPVIAKIEKPQAVDALEEIIDAFDGIMVARGDLGVELPFEDVPLVQKRAVELARRWAKPVIVATQMLETMIENSRPTRAEASDVANAILDGADAVMLSGETSVGKYPVETVQAMARIIESTEDHGLDRIPPLGTRPHTHSGAVSLAAVEIAELLGSKFVCVFTESGDSLRRVARLRSAVPTLAFTPSETVRNRLSLVWGAQTYMVAPVKHTDQMMNQVDELVLATGKGKIGEEVVVVAGTPPGVPGSTNTLRVHKLGSSIPQ from the coding sequence ATGAGACGCGCAAAGATTGTTGCCACGCTTGGACCGGCAACCTCTAGCTACGAAAGCATCCGTGCAATTATCGAGGCAGGTGTTGACGTTGCTCGCATGAACCTCAGTCACGGCAGCTACGATGTTCACGAAGAGATCTATCGCACAGTTAGAAAAGCAGCTGCAGATGTAGATAAGCCAGTTGGAATATTCGTCGATCTTCAGGGGCCAAAAATTCGTCTTGCTCGCTTCGTCGAGGGTCCGCACATGCTGAACAAAGGCGACACCTTCAAGATCACAATCAACGAGGTTGAGGGCACTAAAGAAATTTGCGGCACGACCTTCAAGGGCCTATGCGGCGACGTCAAGGTGGGGGATTTACTACTAATTGACGATGGCAAGGTCACCCTTAGGGCAACAGAGGTGACTGACGACACGGTAACAACGATTGTTGAAGTACCTGGTTTTGTCTCAAACAATAAGGGCATCAACTTGCCAGGTGTGGCAGTAAATGTGCCTGCACTGTCAGAAAAGGACGAAGACGACCTGCGCTGGGGTATTCGCCTAGGTGTCGACATGATTGCACTTTCATTTGTTCGAAATGCATCTGACATTGTTCGAGTCCACGAGATTATGAACGAGGAAGGGAAGTTCCTCCCGGTCATCGCCAAGATCGAAAAGCCACAGGCTGTGGATGCGTTAGAAGAAATAATCGATGCGTTCGACGGAATTATGGTGGCTCGTGGTGATCTGGGTGTGGAACTTCCATTTGAGGATGTTCCCCTAGTGCAAAAGCGTGCGGTTGAGCTTGCTCGTCGCTGGGCGAAGCCGGTAATTGTTGCCACACAAATGCTTGAAACCATGATTGAAAACTCTCGCCCAACTCGCGCTGAGGCCTCGGATGTTGCGAATGCAATTCTTGATGGTGCCGATGCGGTAATGCTTTCTGGTGAAACATCGGTGGGTAAGTATCCGGTTGAAACCGTGCAGGCCATGGCCCGAATTATCGAGTCAACCGAGGACCACGGATTAGACCGAATTCCGCCACTGGGCACCCGTCCACACACGCACTCGGGTGCTGTATCACTTGCCGCTGTCGAAATAGCAGAGCTTCTTGGCTCTAAGTTCGTTTGCGTCTTCACCGAGTCGGGGGACTCGCTCAGACGAGTAGCCCGACTGCGCTCCGCTGTTCCTACACTTGCCTTTACCCCTAGCGAGACTGTACGAAACCGCTTGTCACTGGTTTGGGGCGCTCAGACCTACATGGTCGCTCCGGTCAAGCACACGGATCAAATGATGAACCAGGTTGATGAACTCGTGCTCGCCACGGGCAAGGGCAAAATCGGCGAGGAAGTCGTTGTTGTAGCCGGCACTCCACCTGGTGTTCCGGGATCTACCAACACTCTTAGAGTGCACAAACTTGGCTCCTCGATTCCACAGTAA
- a CDS encoding ANTAR domain-containing response regulator, translating to MADVAKKRTVIVAEDESLIRMDIVETLREHGFDVIAEAGDGEQAVKLVTEHKPDLLVMDIKMPNMDGITAAEKLADSKTPIVLLTAFSQKELVDRANEAGAMAYVVKPFTPNDLLPAIEIALSRHAQLTALEAEISDLNERFETRKLIDRAKGLLNEKMNLSEPEAFRWIQKASMDRRLTMQEVAVTVIEQLGASKPEAKPETKTE from the coding sequence ATGGCAGATGTAGCGAAGAAGCGCACGGTGATTGTCGCCGAAGATGAATCATTGATCCGTATGGACATTGTAGAGACCCTTCGCGAGCACGGCTTTGATGTAATAGCCGAAGCCGGTGATGGTGAGCAAGCCGTGAAGTTGGTCACGGAACATAAGCCAGACCTACTGGTCATGGACATAAAAATGCCGAACATGGATGGGATCACCGCAGCTGAAAAGCTCGCCGACAGCAAGACGCCAATAGTTTTGCTCACCGCATTTAGTCAAAAAGAACTGGTTGATAGAGCCAATGAGGCTGGAGCCATGGCTTACGTCGTCAAGCCATTTACCCCTAACGATCTGTTACCGGCAATTGAAATTGCGCTCAGCCGCCATGCGCAACTAACTGCACTTGAAGCCGAGATATCGGACCTCAACGAACGCTTTGAGACTCGCAAACTCATCGATCGCGCCAAAGGCTTGCTAAATGAAAAGATGAATCTAAGTGAGCCAGAGGCTTTCCGCTGGATTCAAAAGGCCTCAATGGATCGACGCCTAACCATGCAAGAGGTTGCCGTCACAGTCATCGAACAATTGGGTGCTTCAAAACCAGAAGCAAAACCTGAAACAAAGACAGAGTAG
- a CDS encoding PaaI family thioesterase, producing the protein MSSPKFSQAAEQLMQLRGLGPLAEKMGIQILELSAERAVATMPVEGNTQPLGVLHGGAHVVLGESLGSFAANVWAHPDKFAVGIEVNASHSKSVTSGTVTAVCTALNLGKTLATHEIVISDESGRRLSTVRITNFLKEKKS; encoded by the coding sequence ATGTCTTCACCAAAATTCAGTCAAGCTGCAGAGCAACTAATGCAACTTCGCGGACTCGGACCGCTTGCCGAAAAGATGGGCATTCAAATTTTAGAGCTCAGCGCTGAACGTGCGGTGGCCACTATGCCGGTTGAGGGTAACACGCAACCTTTGGGTGTGCTTCACGGCGGCGCTCACGTTGTTTTAGGCGAGAGTCTGGGAAGTTTTGCGGCCAACGTCTGGGCTCACCCCGATAAATTTGCGGTAGGGATTGAAGTTAATGCCAGCCACAGCAAATCTGTAACTTCCGGCACTGTGACAGCAGTCTGCACCGCCTTGAACCTAGGCAAAACCTTGGCGACTCACGAGATTGTGATTTCAGACGAATCGGGACGCCGTTTATCGACGGTGAGAATAACCAACTTCCTCAAAGAGAAGAAAAGCTAA
- the polA gene encoding DNA polymerase I, with product MNANPKPTLLLIDGHSLAFRAFYALNPDNFKTKDGQHTNAVHGFISMLLNILQAEKPTHLAVAFDLSRGSFRTQEYPEYKGTRGETPPEFIGQTELLQEALAAMNIKTITRENFEADDILASLADQSADKGFSVFVVSGDRDTFQLISDNTTILYPIKGVMNLARMDDAAVLEKYGIHARQYPDLAALVGETSDNLPGIPGVGPKTAAKWLQQFGDLKAVLDAADSITGKVGENLREHRELAVRNRRLNHLIRDLEFEFDQSALELGGVDEDAVRQVFAKLEFKTLTERVLRLRGSKPKDNTDGAVKAFEDAFETSKTDAIFEELQIPSAEKLTSAKLTDWLKSVSGTVGLSFEISEQNITAVGFATESVRKYWEPNSSQELKKIIEPWLKDPACVKAIHGAKDFSKLLFDLEIEFAGLDYDTLLLAYLLNPVRKDFSLDELALEYLGTVVKRGDPNQLIAEEATDVSLDAWLTISLAPKLYEQVKDQEQLHVYAQVELPTNLSLARMEHFGISVDVKKLNELFERLTGEVATIAKSAYEIIGHEINLASPKQLQTVLFDELGMTGTKQVKTGFSTNAAALTELYEQTEHPFLARLLEHREVTKIRQIVETMLKAVAQDGRIHTNYVQTGTSTGRLSSENPNLQNIPIRSQRGREIRDAFVAGQGFETLLSADYSQIEMRIMAHLSEDSGIIEAFKTGEDLHRFVGSRLFGVKPQDVTTSMRGTVKAMSYGLVYGLSEYGLAKQLRISNAEAKQLMADYFARFGGVKRYLASVVDEAKTKGFTVTTFGRRRPFDDLNSKIFQVRENARRAALNAPIQGTAADIMKLAMNAIDQKMQESGLKSRMLLQVHDELVFEVAKGELDTLKDLVTKQMEQVVELSVPLEVQIGIGKSWDQAAH from the coding sequence ATGAACGCTAATCCAAAGCCTACCCTTCTGCTGATTGATGGCCATTCACTAGCGTTTCGAGCTTTTTACGCTCTAAACCCAGACAACTTCAAAACTAAAGACGGTCAACACACGAATGCGGTCCACGGCTTTATTTCAATGCTTTTGAACATTCTTCAGGCAGAAAAGCCCACCCACCTAGCAGTGGCTTTTGATCTTTCCAGAGGTTCCTTCAGAACCCAAGAATATCCGGAATATAAAGGAACTCGCGGCGAGACGCCGCCGGAGTTCATCGGACAGACCGAGTTACTGCAAGAGGCACTGGCCGCCATGAACATCAAAACAATAACTCGCGAAAATTTTGAAGCAGATGACATTCTGGCTAGCCTGGCCGACCAAAGCGCCGATAAGGGATTCAGTGTTTTTGTGGTTTCAGGAGACCGCGACACTTTTCAATTAATTTCTGACAACACCACGATTCTTTATCCAATAAAGGGCGTGATGAATCTTGCCCGAATGGATGACGCCGCCGTACTTGAGAAGTACGGAATTCATGCACGTCAATATCCAGATCTAGCTGCATTGGTTGGCGAAACCTCGGACAACTTGCCCGGTATTCCAGGGGTTGGTCCAAAGACTGCGGCCAAGTGGCTACAGCAATTTGGTGACCTCAAGGCGGTCCTTGATGCGGCTGACTCGATTACCGGCAAGGTGGGCGAGAACCTTCGCGAACACAGGGAATTGGCCGTTAGAAATCGAAGGCTAAATCACCTTATTCGCGACCTTGAGTTTGAATTCGACCAAAGTGCCCTAGAACTAGGTGGCGTTGATGAGGATGCAGTACGACAAGTTTTCGCAAAGCTAGAGTTCAAAACGTTGACTGAACGCGTGCTTAGGCTTCGCGGCTCAAAGCCAAAAGACAACACCGACGGAGCTGTAAAAGCCTTTGAGGATGCATTCGAAACGTCAAAGACCGATGCAATTTTTGAAGAACTACAGATACCCAGTGCTGAAAAACTAACATCGGCGAAACTAACCGACTGGCTAAAGTCAGTCAGCGGCACAGTGGGGCTTTCATTTGAGATCTCTGAACAAAACATCACCGCCGTTGGCTTTGCGACTGAGTCAGTTCGAAAATACTGGGAACCCAACTCAAGTCAAGAGTTAAAAAAGATCATCGAACCGTGGTTGAAAGATCCCGCCTGTGTAAAGGCGATCCACGGCGCCAAGGACTTTTCAAAACTTCTTTTTGATTTAGAAATTGAATTTGCCGGTCTTGACTATGACACATTGCTTCTTGCCTACCTGCTGAACCCCGTTCGCAAGGATTTCTCACTAGATGAGCTTGCTCTGGAATATTTAGGCACGGTAGTCAAGCGTGGTGATCCAAATCAGCTGATAGCAGAAGAGGCAACCGACGTATCGCTTGATGCTTGGCTAACGATTTCGCTGGCACCAAAGCTCTATGAGCAGGTAAAAGATCAAGAACAACTTCATGTTTACGCTCAGGTGGAACTACCAACTAATCTTTCGCTCGCGCGGATGGAGCACTTTGGAATTTCCGTGGATGTCAAGAAACTAAACGAGCTCTTCGAGCGGCTGACCGGTGAGGTCGCAACAATCGCAAAGAGTGCCTACGAAATAATTGGTCACGAAATAAACCTGGCCTCACCAAAGCAATTGCAAACTGTACTTTTTGATGAACTCGGTATGACTGGAACCAAGCAGGTCAAGACCGGCTTTTCGACTAATGCGGCGGCTCTCACCGAACTTTACGAACAGACCGAACATCCATTTCTAGCGCGACTGCTAGAACATCGCGAGGTGACCAAGATTCGACAAATCGTGGAAACTATGTTGAAGGCAGTAGCTCAAGACGGCCGAATTCACACCAACTATGTCCAAACTGGCACTTCAACAGGCCGACTCTCTTCCGAGAACCCAAATCTTCAAAACATTCCAATCCGAAGCCAACGCGGTCGCGAAATTCGAGATGCCTTCGTAGCCGGTCAGGGCTTCGAAACTTTGTTGAGCGCTGACTACTCTCAAATCGAAATGCGCATCATGGCTCATTTGTCAGAAGATTCGGGCATCATTGAGGCGTTCAAGACGGGTGAGGACCTACACCGGTTCGTAGGTTCAAGACTCTTTGGTGTCAAACCCCAGGATGTGACTACGTCGATGCGTGGAACCGTAAAAGCCATGAGTTACGGACTGGTATACGGACTCAGTGAATACGGATTGGCAAAGCAGCTTCGTATTTCCAATGCCGAGGCTAAACAACTGATGGCAGATTACTTTGCGCGATTCGGAGGGGTAAAACGCTATTTGGCTTCGGTTGTCGATGAGGCCAAAACCAAGGGCTTCACCGTGACAACTTTTGGTCGCAGGAGACCTTTCGATGACCTGAATAGCAAAATTTTTCAAGTTCGCGAGAACGCCCGCAGAGCAGCACTAAATGCTCCAATTCAGGGAACGGCTGCTGACATCATGAAGCTGGCGATGAATGCCATCGACCAAAAGATGCAGGAATCTGGGCTGAAAAGCCGCATGCTGCTGCAGGTACACGACGAACTGGTCTTTGAGGTGGCAAAGGGGGAGTTGGACACACTAAAGGACCTGGTGACAAAGCAAATGGAGCAGGTCGTTGAGCTATCGGTGCCTCTGGAAGTGCAGATTGGCATAGGCAAAAGCTGGGATCAGGCCGCCCACTAG
- the rpsA gene encoding 30S ribosomal protein S1 → MTTKTTKQIAVNDIGSAEDFLAAVEATLKFFNDGDLIAGTVVKIDRDEVLLDVGYKTEGVIPSRELSIRHDADPSEIVSVGDTVEALVLQKEDKEGRLILSKKRAQYERAWGDVEKVKEADATVTGVVIEVVKGGLIVDIGLRGFLPASLIELRRVRDLGPYLGQKVEAKILELDKNRNNVVLSRRALLEESQSASRSTFLADLAKGQIRTGVVSSIVNFGAFIDLGGVDGLVHVSELSWKHIEHASEVVEIGQEVTVEVLEVDQERERVSLSLKATQEDPWQVFARTHAIGQYAPGKVTKLVPFGAFVRVADGIEGLVHISELSSKHIELAEQVVSVNQDVFVKVIDIDLDRRRISLSLKQANEEVDPEGTEFNPALYGMAADYDETGTYKYPEGFDPKTNEWKAGFEEARAKWEKEYAEAHARWEEHKKQVKAANEAAAKLPDAPATPAEAPAASSSSYSSESADAGTLAADESLAALRDKLKSAE, encoded by the coding sequence ATGACCACCAAGACAACCAAGCAGATTGCTGTAAATGACATCGGCTCTGCAGAAGACTTCCTTGCAGCAGTAGAAGCAACCCTGAAGTTCTTCAACGACGGCGACCTAATTGCTGGAACCGTAGTAAAAATTGACCGCGACGAAGTTCTTCTAGACGTTGGTTACAAAACCGAAGGTGTAATCCCTTCTCGTGAACTTTCAATTCGTCACGACGCCGATCCATCAGAGATCGTTTCTGTAGGCGACACAGTAGAAGCCCTTGTTCTTCAGAAGGAAGACAAAGAAGGCCGACTAATCCTTTCAAAGAAGCGCGCTCAGTACGAGCGTGCCTGGGGCGATGTTGAAAAGGTTAAAGAAGCAGATGCCACCGTTACCGGTGTTGTAATCGAAGTTGTCAAGGGTGGTCTGATCGTAGACATTGGTCTTCGTGGATTCCTTCCTGCTTCATTGATTGAACTTCGTCGCGTGCGCGACCTTGGCCCATACCTAGGCCAGAAGGTTGAAGCCAAGATTCTTGAGCTAGACAAAAACCGCAACAACGTTGTGCTTTCACGTCGCGCTCTTCTTGAAGAGTCACAGTCTGCTTCACGCAGCACCTTCCTTGCAGATCTTGCAAAGGGTCAGATCCGCACCGGTGTTGTTTCATCAATCGTCAACTTTGGTGCGTTCATCGATCTTGGTGGCGTGGACGGTCTAGTTCACGTTTCAGAACTTTCATGGAAGCACATCGAGCACGCGTCAGAAGTTGTTGAGATTGGTCAGGAAGTTACCGTTGAGGTTCTTGAAGTTGATCAAGAGCGCGAGCGCGTTTCGCTGTCTCTAAAGGCAACTCAGGAAGACCCATGGCAGGTATTCGCACGTACTCACGCAATTGGTCAGTACGCGCCAGGTAAGGTCACCAAGCTGGTTCCATTCGGTGCATTCGTTCGCGTAGCAGACGGCATCGAAGGACTTGTTCACATCTCGGAACTTTCTTCAAAGCACATTGAGTTGGCTGAGCAGGTTGTATCGGTTAACCAGGACGTATTCGTCAAGGTGATCGATATCGATCTAGACCGTCGCCGCATTTCACTATCGCTAAAGCAGGCTAATGAAGAGGTTGACCCAGAGGGCACCGAATTCAACCCAGCGCTTTACGGTATGGCGGCAGACTACGACGAGACCGGTACCTACAAGTACCCAGAAGGCTTCGACCCTAAGACCAACGAATGGAAGGCAGGCTTCGAAGAAGCTCGCGCCAAGTGGGAAAAGGAATACGCCGAGGCTCACGCTCGTTGGGAAGAGCACAAGAAGCAGGTTAAGGCAGCCAACGAAGCTGCAGCCAAGCTTCCTGATGCTCCTGCAACTCCAGCAGAGGCACCAGCTGCTTCAAGCTCAAGCTACTCAAGCGAGTCGGCAGACGCGGGAACTCTTGCAGCTGACGAGTCACTTGCAGCACTTCGCGACAAGCTAAAGAGCGCAGAGTAA
- the coaE gene encoding dephospho-CoA kinase, producing MYLVGLTGGIASGKSTVASAWVELGGIEIDADQLAREVVEPGTPGLAAVKAAFGDSVISNGALDRSALGQLVFANTDKRKQLEAIVHPLVRELAAKKIAELPNDSIVIYNVPLLVEAAVDLDFDKVVTVEAPSEKQIERLVSIRKMNREEAERRVAAQASPAQRANAADVILNSNQDLHLLLKDARRLWQQIEHEAAQRGSN from the coding sequence ATGTATCTAGTTGGGCTTACTGGTGGAATTGCCTCAGGCAAGTCAACGGTTGCGTCTGCCTGGGTTGAGTTGGGTGGCATCGAGATTGACGCGGATCAGTTAGCTCGCGAGGTTGTGGAGCCGGGAACGCCCGGTCTTGCCGCCGTTAAAGCAGCGTTCGGTGACTCGGTAATTTCCAACGGAGCATTAGATCGCAGTGCTTTGGGTCAGCTTGTCTTTGCAAACACCGATAAGCGCAAGCAATTGGAAGCAATAGTGCACCCGCTAGTTAGAGAACTTGCTGCCAAGAAAATTGCCGAGCTACCAAACGACTCAATCGTGATTTACAACGTCCCGCTATTGGTCGAAGCAGCGGTCGACCTTGACTTCGACAAGGTGGTTACCGTTGAAGCTCCTTCAGAAAAGCAGATTGAGAGGTTGGTTTCAATCCGCAAAATGAATCGTGAGGAGGCCGAAAGGCGGGTAGCAGCCCAGGCCTCGCCGGCACAGCGCGCAAATGCAGCGGACGTAATATTGAACTCCAACCAAGACCTTCACCTGTTGTTGAAGGATGCCCGCAGACTCTGGCAACAGATTGAACATGAGGCAGCGCAGCGTGGAAGCAACTAG
- the uvrB gene encoding excinuclease ABC subunit UvrB, translating to MEATRSFAPFKVVSEFQPSGDQPTAIADLAQRINAGETDVVLLGATGTGKSATTAWLIEAVQRPTLVLAHNKTLAAQLVNEFRELLPNNAVEYFVSYYDYYQPEAYVAQTDTFIEKDSSINEEVERLRYSATTSLLSRRDVVVVSTVSCIYGLGAPEEYLNSRVALQVGQHLDRDDLIRQLVAMQYSRNDYEFIRGNFRVKGDTIEIIPVNEEMAIRIEFFGDEIEALHTLFPLTGEIAQTINAVSIFPASLYMAGPERMGKAIEGIEEELVWRVKELEQQGKLLEAQRLKMRTTFDLEMIKEIGFCSGIENYSRHIDGREPGSAPSCLLDYFPDDFLTVIDESHVTVPQIGAMYEGDSSRKRTLVEHGFRLPSALDNRPLKWAEFKERVGQTVYLSATPGKYEMGLGAGIVEQIIRPTGLVDPEIVIKPSAGQIDDLLEEIRVRAAKDERVLVTTLTKKMAEELTEFLTEAGVRVRYLHSDVDTLRRVELLRELRSGVYDVLVGINLLREGLDLPEVSLVSILDADKEGFLRSTTSLIQTIGRAARNINGQVHMYADNLTDSMKRAIDETTRRRDKQIAYNKERGVDPQPLRKKIADITDQILREEEDTAELLEKAAKNKKLRDGKSVIPMRARKGIAGMAYNEILAIIVDLDQQMKAAAEELKFELAGRLRDEISELKHELRQMEKAGHA from the coding sequence GTGGAAGCAACTAGATCCTTTGCGCCTTTTAAGGTTGTCTCTGAATTTCAACCCTCGGGTGATCAACCAACCGCAATCGCAGATCTTGCACAAAGAATAAATGCGGGTGAGACTGATGTGGTTTTATTGGGTGCTACCGGTACCGGAAAATCAGCAACTACAGCATGGCTCATCGAGGCGGTGCAGCGGCCAACCCTGGTGTTGGCGCACAATAAGACCTTGGCCGCTCAGTTAGTTAACGAATTCAGAGAGCTTTTGCCGAATAACGCAGTTGAATACTTCGTGAGTTACTACGACTATTACCAACCAGAGGCTTACGTAGCACAAACCGATACCTTCATCGAGAAGGATTCATCTATCAACGAAGAGGTTGAGCGGCTGAGATACTCTGCCACCACTAGCCTTCTTAGCCGACGTGACGTGGTAGTAGTCAGCACCGTCTCGTGCATCTATGGTCTTGGCGCCCCAGAGGAATACCTGAATAGTCGAGTAGCGCTACAGGTGGGCCAGCACCTGGATCGCGATGACTTGATTCGACAATTGGTAGCAATGCAATACAGCCGAAATGATTACGAATTTATCCGTGGAAATTTCCGGGTCAAGGGCGACACCATCGAAATCATTCCAGTAAATGAGGAAATGGCGATTCGAATTGAATTCTTTGGTGACGAAATAGAGGCACTACACACCCTTTTTCCACTAACCGGTGAAATTGCTCAAACAATCAATGCTGTTTCGATTTTTCCAGCCTCGCTTTATATGGCTGGCCCAGAACGAATGGGCAAAGCCATTGAAGGCATTGAAGAGGAGCTAGTCTGGCGCGTCAAGGAACTGGAGCAGCAAGGAAAACTTTTAGAGGCTCAACGACTAAAGATGCGCACCACATTCGACCTGGAAATGATCAAAGAGATTGGTTTCTGCTCTGGAATCGAAAATTATTCACGTCACATTGATGGTCGAGAGCCAGGTTCTGCTCCAAGTTGCTTACTCGATTATTTTCCCGATGACTTTCTTACCGTTATTGATGAGTCACACGTAACCGTCCCACAAATCGGCGCCATGTACGAAGGAGACTCAAGCCGTAAGCGCACTTTGGTAGAGCACGGTTTTCGTCTTCCTTCTGCCCTTGATAACCGCCCCCTAAAGTGGGCTGAGTTCAAAGAACGAGTAGGGCAAACTGTTTATCTCTCGGCAACACCCGGCAAGTATGAAATGGGTCTTGGCGCTGGAATAGTTGAGCAAATTATTAGGCCTACCGGTCTGGTTGATCCTGAGATTGTAATCAAGCCAAGCGCTGGTCAAATTGACGACCTATTAGAAGAAATTAGAGTTAGGGCCGCGAAGGATGAACGCGTCCTGGTCACCACACTGACCAAGAAAATGGCTGAAGAACTAACCGAATTCCTCACTGAAGCAGGCGTGCGAGTGCGTTACCTGCATTCTGACGTTGACACTCTAAGACGGGTTGAGCTACTTCGCGAATTGCGAAGCGGGGTCTATGACGTGCTGGTTGGTATCAATCTGCTTCGTGAGGGGCTAGATCTACCAGAGGTCTCTTTGGTTTCCATTTTGGATGCCGACAAAGAAGGCTTTTTGAGATCCACCACCTCATTGATTCAGACCATTGGTCGCGCAGCTCGAAACATCAACGGCCAGGTCCACATGTACGCCGATAATCTCACTGACTCTATGAAGCGAGCGATCGATGAAACGACCAGACGCCGAGACAAGCAGATTGCCTACAACAAGGAGCGCGGAGTAGATCCGCAACCGTTGCGCAAAAAGATTGCCGACATCACCGATCAAATCCTTCGTGAAGAGGAAGATACTGCCGAACTGCTTGAGAAGGCGGCGAAGAACAAAAAACTTCGCGATGGAAAGTCCGTGATTCCAATGCGAGCCCGAAAAGGGATTGCTGGCATGGCTTACAACGAGATACTTGCCATCATCGTTGACCTGGACCAGCAAATGAAGGCTGCCGCAGAAGAGCTGAAATTCGAGCTGGCTGGGCGTCTGCGTGACGAAATCTCAGAACTAAAGCACGAACTGCGGCAAATGGAGAAGGCCGGCCACGCTTAG